One Desmodus rotundus isolate HL8 chromosome 4, HLdesRot8A.1, whole genome shotgun sequence DNA segment encodes these proteins:
- the DNAJC9 gene encoding dnaJ homolog subfamily C member 9 isoform X1 — MGLLELCEEVFGTADLYRVLGVRREASDGEVRRGYHKVSLQVHPDRVGEDDKEDATRRFQILGKVYSVLSDKEQRAVYDEQGTVDEDSDALNQDRDWDTYWRLLFKKISLEDIQAFEKTYKGSEEELADIKQAYVDFKGDMDQIMESVLCVQYTEEPRIRNIIQQAIDAGEVPSYNAFVKESKQKMNARKRRAQEEAKEAEMSRKELGLNGEDNLKAVIQSRQKDRQKEMDNFLAQMEAKYCKPSKRGGKKTALKKEKK; from the exons ATGGGGTTGCTGGAGCTGTGTGAGGAAGTGTTCGGCACCGCCGACCTTTACCGAGTGCTGGGTGTAAGACGCGAGGCCTCGGACGGCGAGGTCCGACGCGGCTACCACAAGGTGTCCCTGCAAGTGCACCCGGACCGGGTGGGTGAGGACGACAAAGAGGACGCCACTCGCCGCTTCCAG ATCCTCGGGAAGGTCTATTCCGTTCTGAGTGACAAAGAGCAGAGAGCAGTGTACGACGAGCAGGGAACGGTGGACGAAGATTCTGATGCGCTCAACCAAGATCGGGACTGGGATACGTATTGGAGGTTACTCTTCAAAAAG ATATCTCTAGAAGACATTCAAGCTTTTGAAAAGACATACAAAGGTTCTGAAGAAGAGTTGGCTGATATTAAACAGGCCTATGTGGATTTCAAAGGGGACATGGATCAGATCATGGAGTCTGTGCTGTGTGTGCAGTACACAGAGGAACCCAGGATAAGGAACATTATTCAGCAAGCCATTGATGCTGGAGAGGTCCCGTCCTATAATGCCTTTGTCAAAGAATCGAAGCAAAAGATGAATGCTAGGAAAAGGAGG GCTCAGGAAGAGGCTAAAGAAGCAGAAATGAGCAGGAAGGAGCTGGGACTTAATGGAGAAGATAACTTGAAAGCAGTCATTCAG AGCAGACAAAAGGATCGACAAAAGGAAATGGACAATTTTCTGGCTCAGATGGAAGCAAAGTACTGCAAACCTTCCAAAcgaggagggaaaaaaacagctctcaagaaagaaaagaaataa
- the DNAJC9 gene encoding dnaJ homolog subfamily C member 9 isoform X3, translated as MGLLELCEEVFGTADLYRVLGVRREASDGEVRRGYHKVSLQVHPDRVGEDDKEDATRRFQILGKVYSVLSDKEQRAVYDEQGTVDEDSDALNQDRDWDTYWRLLFKKISLEDIQAFEKTYKGSEEELADIKQAYVDFKGDMDQIMESVLCVQYTEEPRIRNIIQQAIDAGEVPSYNAFVKESKQKMNARKRRAQEEAKEAEMSRKELGLNGEDNLKAVIQSENVLCKI; from the exons ATGGGGTTGCTGGAGCTGTGTGAGGAAGTGTTCGGCACCGCCGACCTTTACCGAGTGCTGGGTGTAAGACGCGAGGCCTCGGACGGCGAGGTCCGACGCGGCTACCACAAGGTGTCCCTGCAAGTGCACCCGGACCGGGTGGGTGAGGACGACAAAGAGGACGCCACTCGCCGCTTCCAG ATCCTCGGGAAGGTCTATTCCGTTCTGAGTGACAAAGAGCAGAGAGCAGTGTACGACGAGCAGGGAACGGTGGACGAAGATTCTGATGCGCTCAACCAAGATCGGGACTGGGATACGTATTGGAGGTTACTCTTCAAAAAG ATATCTCTAGAAGACATTCAAGCTTTTGAAAAGACATACAAAGGTTCTGAAGAAGAGTTGGCTGATATTAAACAGGCCTATGTGGATTTCAAAGGGGACATGGATCAGATCATGGAGTCTGTGCTGTGTGTGCAGTACACAGAGGAACCCAGGATAAGGAACATTATTCAGCAAGCCATTGATGCTGGAGAGGTCCCGTCCTATAATGCCTTTGTCAAAGAATCGAAGCAAAAGATGAATGCTAGGAAAAGGAGG GCTCAGGAAGAGGCTAAAGAAGCAGAAATGAGCAGGAAGGAGCTGGGACTTAATGGAGAAGATAACTTGAAAGCAGTCATTCAG
- the MRPS16 gene encoding small ribosomal subunit protein bS16m, translated as MVQFTTVLCKAYPGGHLTIRLALSGCTNRPFYRIVTAHNKSPRDGPFVEQLGSYDPLPNSHGEKLVALNLDRIRHWIGCGAHLTKPVEKLLGLSGFFPLHPMMITSAERLRRKRAREILLASQKTDTEAAETEVS; from the exons ATGGTCCAGTTTA CTACTGTCCTCTGCAAGGCCTACCCTGGAGGCCACTTAACCATCCGTCTTGCTCTGAGTGGCTGTACCAACCGGCCTTTCTACCGCATCGTGACTGCTCACAACAAGTCTCCCAGGGATGGCCCTTTCGTGGAGCAGCTAGGCTCCTATGATCCACTGCCCAACAGTCATGGAGAGAAACTCGTGGCTCTCAACCTGGACCGCATCCGGCATTGGATTGGCTGTGGGGCCCATCTCACTAAACCTGTGGAAAAGCTTTTGG GGCTTTCTGGTTTTTTCCCTCTGCACCCCATGATGATCACAAGTGCTGAGAGGCTTCGACGGAAGCGGGCTCGTGAAATCCTCCTAGCATCTCAGAAGACAGATACAGAAGCTGCGGAAACAGAAGTGAGCTGA